From Syntrophales bacterium, the proteins below share one genomic window:
- a CDS encoding MinD/ParA family protein, whose translation MDQAVMLRKMKGEAVLGNGRSESPEGGSPSKIRAIAVTSGKGGVGKTNIAVNLAFFLTRLRKRTLILDADTGLANIDVILGLTPEYNLYHVLKGEKTFSEAVLKGPGGIMILPASSGITEMAELSAGQKLTLLDGLSDLRRRLDFMFIDTAAGIAGNVMYFNAAAREIIVVVSPEPTSLTDAYALIKVLYQRHAKKRFRLIVNMVKSQAEAKEVYGRLSKATDHFLNLTVNYLGHIVSDEKVTEAVRRQKAVAELFPDSPAGRCIREIAEKLAGEHPDYEDDGNISFF comes from the coding sequence ATGGATCAGGCGGTGATGCTGAGAAAAATGAAAGGCGAAGCGGTTCTGGGAAACGGCAGGTCAGAATCGCCGGAGGGCGGGAGTCCCTCAAAAATAAGGGCAATTGCAGTTACCAGCGGCAAAGGCGGAGTCGGTAAGACCAATATAGCCGTCAATCTTGCCTTTTTTCTGACGCGGCTGCGCAAGAGGACGCTGATTCTTGACGCCGATACGGGGTTGGCAAATATCGATGTAATTCTGGGGTTGACGCCCGAATACAATCTTTATCATGTTCTGAAAGGGGAAAAAACCTTTTCCGAAGCGGTGCTTAAGGGCCCCGGCGGGATCATGATTCTGCCCGCCTCATCGGGGATAACGGAAATGGCGGAGCTTTCCGCCGGCCAGAAATTAACGCTGCTGGATGGATTAAGCGATCTTCGCCGCAGGCTTGATTTCATGTTTATTGACACGGCGGCGGGGATTGCCGGGAATGTCATGTATTTTAACGCCGCGGCGCGGGAAATTATCGTGGTCGTTTCGCCGGAGCCGACCTCCCTTACCGACGCTTATGCCCTGATTAAGGTGCTTTATCAGCGACATGCCAAAAAAAGGTTCCGTCTGATCGTAAATATGGTAAAGAGTCAAGCAGAGGCAAAAGAGGTTTACGGAAGATTAAGCAAGGCGACCGACCATTTTCTTAACCTGACGGTAAATTATCTGGGGCATATTGTCAGCGACGAAAAGGTTACGGAGGCTGTCCGCAGGCAGAAGGCGGTTGCAGAGCTGTTTCCTGACTCTCCGGCAGGCAGATGCATCCGCGAGATTGCGGAGAAACTGGCCGGTGAACACCCTGATTACGAGGACGACGGCAACATATCGTTTTTTTGA
- a CDS encoding FliA/WhiG family RNA polymerase sigma factor has product MDKKSRDELIVKYCPFVKNIVLRMAAKFPIDRADIDDLVNVGIIGLMGAVEKYDAKRNVQFETFAYLRIKGAVLDELRQRDWAPRSARSKDSHIEKALSELQKELGRQPEEEEIAGYMGVSIEEYHELLGDARGVSLLSAEDLPPDYLEKHSSAEALESLQNDNPLRNLLGGELMAGLKKSIDALPEKERLVLSLYYYEELTMKEVGRVMELTESRVCQLHAQAVLRLRSLVKDYR; this is encoded by the coding sequence ATGGATAAGAAAAGCCGGGACGAACTTATTGTAAAATATTGTCCATTCGTCAAGAATATCGTCTTGAGAATGGCGGCTAAATTTCCCATTGACCGAGCGGATATAGATGATCTTGTCAATGTTGGCATTATCGGCTTGATGGGCGCCGTCGAAAAATATGACGCCAAACGCAATGTCCAGTTTGAGACCTTCGCCTACCTGCGGATAAAAGGGGCGGTGCTGGACGAACTGCGCCAGCGGGATTGGGCGCCCAGATCGGCGCGCAGCAAGGACAGCCATATCGAAAAGGCCCTGTCCGAGCTTCAGAAAGAACTGGGGCGGCAGCCGGAGGAAGAAGAAATAGCCGGTTATATGGGCGTTTCAATAGAGGAATATCACGAGCTCCTCGGCGACGCCCGCGGCGTTTCCCTCTTAAGCGCAGAGGATCTTCCCCCCGATTATCTCGAAAAGCACAGCTCCGCGGAGGCGCTGGAGTCTCTCCAAAACGACAATCCCCTGCGAAACCTGCTCGGCGGCGAGCTGATGGCCGGCTTGAAAAAATCCATAGACGCGCTGCCGGAAAAAGAGCGGCTGGTGCTGTCCCTTTATTACTACGAGGAATTGACGATGAAAGAGGTCGGCCGGGTCATGGAATTGACGGAATCCCGGGTTTGCCAGCTTCATGCCCAGGCTGTGCTGCGGCTGAGGAGTTTGGTAAAGGATTATCGCTAA
- a CDS encoding flagellar basal body-associated FliL family protein, with protein sequence MTKKVSLDTLDIEEPTISTNERGLKEEEQPQKPPARWYRSRLFIISGAVFFVLVCTGLALFFFMGAPREASRPAPQAVSHGAAGAPGKVGVIGRPGIIVEEVKDFLIPLKEGNRDIRILSMDLVLEMDSARQGLFQEKVVLIRGAIYKAVNGTAAEITRSKEGIEKVRAIIIDSLETLLGKGFVKNVWVTKFVVL encoded by the coding sequence ATGACAAAAAAAGTCAGTCTGGACACGCTTGATATTGAAGAACCAACAATCTCTACCAATGAAAGAGGCTTGAAGGAAGAAGAGCAGCCGCAGAAGCCTCCTGCTCGGTGGTATCGCTCCCGGTTGTTTATAATATCAGGCGCGGTTTTTTTCGTGCTTGTCTGCACAGGCCTGGCCCTGTTCTTTTTTATGGGCGCGCCCAGGGAGGCGTCTCGTCCCGCGCCTCAAGCGGTTTCCCACGGTGCTGCGGGCGCTCCCGGCAAAGTTGGCGTTATCGGCCGGCCAGGGATCATTGTCGAGGAGGTAAAGGATTTTCTGATTCCGCTCAAAGAAGGCAATAGAGACATCCGAATTTTGTCTATGGATTTGGTGTTGGAAATGGATTCTGCTCGCCAGGGACTGTTCCAGGAGAAGGTTGTTCTCATCAGAGGGGCGATATATAAAGCTGTTAACGGGACAGCGGCGGAGATTACCAGAAGTAAAGAGGGGATTGAAAAAGTGCGGGCAATAATCATCGATTCTTTGGAAACGCTTCTGGGAAAAGGTTTTGTAAAGAACGTCTGGGTAACCAAATTTGTTGTATTGTAA
- a CDS encoding DUF2802 domain-containing protein, whose product MSIPTIFALQIIADLIFCLIIVFLLARLRKSFDREKSPAIDQELFLKLQNLINQSQGDSERFLGSLDENCRRFEKLALSLEAREKQLAALLKEIDLKIGQSEPPKRNNPEAAGDRDYTSIAGLLKRGLSVEEIAERTGVPSGEISLIVDLETLKKSE is encoded by the coding sequence ATGAGCATTCCCACGATATTTGCGTTGCAGATCATTGCCGATTTAATTTTTTGTCTAATTATAGTTTTTTTACTGGCGCGCTTGCGGAAGTCTTTTGACCGGGAAAAGAGCCCGGCTATCGACCAGGAATTGTTTCTGAAGCTGCAAAATTTGATAAACCAGTCTCAAGGCGACTCGGAGAGATTTCTCGGCAGCCTCGATGAAAATTGTCGGCGTTTTGAAAAATTGGCACTCAGTCTCGAAGCCCGGGAAAAACAGCTCGCGGCGCTCCTCAAAGAGATCGACCTGAAAATAGGGCAAAGCGAGCCCCCCAAGCGGAATAATCCGGAGGCAGCAGGCGACAGAGATTATACGTCCATCGCCGGGCTTTTGAAGCGCGGTTTGTCTGTCGAGGAGATTGCGGAGCGCACGGGCGTCCCCTCTGGGGAGATATCCCTTATCGTCGATCTGGAAACCCTGAAAAAAAGTGAATAA
- a CDS encoding EscU/YscU/HrcU family type III secretion system export apparatus switch protein codes for MPYQKKMIEAAALQYDSKKDVAPRVTAKGKGIIAEKIIELAKKNNIPIKSDPALVQLLSKVDIEEQIPLELYKAVAEILAFVYSMNEKRRV; via the coding sequence ATGCCGTATCAAAAAAAAATGATTGAAGCTGCGGCTTTGCAATATGACAGCAAAAAGGATGTCGCCCCGCGCGTGACGGCTAAAGGCAAGGGGATTATTGCAGAAAAGATCATTGAGCTGGCAAAAAAAAACAATATCCCGATAAAAAGCGATCCGGCCCTCGTGCAACTGTTAAGCAAGGTCGATATTGAGGAACAGATCCCCCTGGAATTGTACAAGGCCGTAGCCGAAATTCTGGCCTTTGTCTATTCGATGAACGAAAAAAGGCGGGTCTGA